In a single window of the Raphanus sativus cultivar WK10039 chromosome 9, ASM80110v3, whole genome shotgun sequence genome:
- the LOC108826371 gene encoding uncharacterized protein LOC108826371 — MEKIEHTTVSTNGINMHVASIGSGPVILFLHGFPDLWYSWRHQLLSFADLGYRAIAPDLRGYGDSDSPPSHESYTVLHIVGDLVGLLDSLGVDQVLLVGHDWGAIIAWWMCMIRPDRVKALVNMSVEFHPRNPSVKPVEAFKALFGEDYYVCRFQEPGDIEEDFAQVDTKKLINGFFTSHSTRPPCIPKSVFKYLPDPPALPAWFTEQDICFYADKFSQKGYTGGLNYYRALNLSWELTAPWDGLQIKVPVKYIVGDLDPTYHIPGTKEYIHEGGLKKHVPFLQEVVVMEGVGHFLQQEKPNEITDHIYGFFKKF; from the exons atggaGAAGATCGAGCACACGACGGTTTCCACCAATGGCATCAACATGCACGTAGCTTCAATCGGTTCAGGACCAGTGATCCTATTCCTCCATGGCTTCCCCGATCTCTGGTACTCATGGCGCCACCAGCTTCTCTCTTTTGCTGACTTAGGTTACCGCGCAATCGCTCCTGATCTCCGAGGATACGGAGACTCCGACTCTCCCCCGTCTCATGAGTCGTACACCGTACTCCACATCGTCGGAGACCTCGTCGGGTTGCTGGACTCGCTCGGCGTTGACCAGGTTTTACTGGTTGGTCACGACTGGGGAGCCATCATCGCGTGGTGGATGTGTATGATAAGGCCTGATCGAGTCAAGGCGTTGGTGAACATGAGCGTTGAGTTTCATCCGAGGAATCCTTCTGTGAAGCCTGTTGAAGCGTTTAAGGCTTTGTTCGGCGAGGATTACTACGTCTGCAGGTTTCAG GAGCCTGGAGATATTGAGGAAGACTTTGCTCAAGTTGATACGAAGAAGTTAATAAATGGTTTTTTCACCTCGCATAGCACACGCCCACCTTGCATTCCAAAGtcagttttcaaatatttaccTGATCCACCTGCTTTACCTGCTTGGTTCACCGAGCAAGACATCTGTTTCTATGCTGACAAGTTTAGCCAAAAGGGCTACACTGGTGGGCTAAACTACTATCGCGCACTGAACCT AAGCTGGGAATTAACGGCTCCATGGGATGGTCTACAGATCAAGGTCCCCGTGAAGTACATTGTGGGTGATCTTGACCCTACATACCACATCCCCGGAACAAAGGAATACATACATGAAGGTGGTTTGAAGAAACATGTGCCATTTCTACAAGAAGTGGTGGTAATGGAAGGTGTTGGTCACTTCCTGCAGCAAGAGAAGCCCAACGAAATCACTGACCATATCTATGGTTTCTTCAAGAAATTCTGA
- the LOC108823300 gene encoding probable pectinesterase/pectinesterase inhibitor 41 encodes MTFSKLLLMTLFLYLQTVFIASQILPSSSNSSSSICKTTPDPKFCRSVFPQTSQGDVQDYGRFSLRKSLTQSRKFTRTIDKYLKRNKGLLSQSAVGALEDCRDLASLTTDYLTTSFETVNVTTSSKTLSFSRADDIQTLLSAALTNEQTCLDGVNTAASSSWTIRNGVALPLINDTKLFSVSLALFTKGWVPKKKKQAGYSWAHPMNTHPHNKPLRHFRNGALPLKMTERTRAVYESLSRRKLADDNDDNSVLVSDIVTVNQNGTGNFTTITDAVAAAPNKTDGTAGYFVIYVTSGVYDENVLIAKNKRYLMMIGDGINRTIITGNRSVVDGWTTFNSATFAVTSPNFVAVNMTFRNTAGPEKHQAVALRSSADLSIFYSCSFEAYQDTLYTHSLRQFYRECDIYGTVDFIFGNAAVVLQNCNLYPRQPLPNQFNAITAQGRTDPNQNTGTSIHNCTIRPADDLVSSNYAVKTYLGRPWKEYSRTVFMQSYMDNFIEPVGWREWNGDFALSTLYYAEYNNTGPGSSTTDRVVWPGYHVINSTDANNFTVSNFLFGDEWMVQSGVPYMAGLLS; translated from the exons ATGACATTTTCAAAACTCTTGCTCATGACACTCTTCTTGTATCTTCAAACAGTCTTCATTGCTTCTCAAATCCTTCCTTCTTCATCAAACTCTTCCTCAAGCATATGCAAAACGACGCCAGATCCCAAGTTCTGCAGGTCAGTGTTCCCACAAACGTCACAAGGGGACGTTCAGGACTACGGCCGCTTCTCCCTACGTAAGTCACTAACGCAGTCGCGAAAATTCACACGCACGATAGACAAATACCTCAAACGCAACAAAGGCTTATTATCACAATCCGCCGTTGGAGCTCTCGAAGACTGCCGTGACTTAGCTAGCCTCACTACGGACTATCTCACAACGTCGTTTGAGACCGTCAACGTCACAACATCGTCCAAAACGCTGTCCTTTTCAAGAGCCGATGATATCCAAACGCTTCTTTCGGCGGCGTTGACTAACGAGCAAACGTGTCTTGACGGAGTCAACACCGCGGCTTCCTCTTCGTGGACCATACGAAACGGCGTCGCATTGCCTCTCATTAACGACACGAAGCTTTTCAGTGTCTCGCTCGCTCTGTTCACTAAAGGGTGGGtcccaaagaagaagaaacaagccGGCTACTCTTGGGCCCACCCGATGAACACTCACCCTCATAACAAGCCGCTCCGTCACTTCCGTAACGGAGCTCTGCCGTTAAAGATGACGGAACGGACGCGGGCTGTTTACGAGTCTTTAAGCAGGAGGAAGCTCGCCGATGATAATGACGACAACTCTGTGCTCGTGAGTGACATTGTGACGGTGAACCAAAACGGAACGGGGAATTTCACGACCATAACGGATGCAGTTGCGGCGGCGCCGAACAAAACCGACGGTACAGCTGGATACTTCGTTATCTACGTGACGTCAGGTGTTTATGATGAAAACGTATTGATCGCGAAAAACAAAAGATATCTTATGATGATCGGTGATGGAATCAACCGTACGATTATTACCGGTAACCGGAGCGTCGTTGACGGTTGGACCACGTTCAACTCCGCCACTTTTG CTGTGACATCGCCGAACTTCGTCGCGGTAAACATGACTTTCCGGAACACAGCCGGGCCAGAGAAGCACCAGGCCGTGGCGTTAAGGAGCAGCGCAGATCTCTCCATCTTCTATAGCTGCAGCTTCGAAGCTTACCAAGACACTTTATACACTCACTCACTAAGACAATTCTACAGAGAATGCGATATTTATGGAACGGTCGATTTCATATTCGGAAACGCAGCTGTTGTCTTACAAAACTGTAACTTGTATCCAAGACAACCGTTGCCGAACCAATTTAACGCTATCACAGCTCAAGGTCGTACCGACCCGAACCAAAACACAGGAACTTCGATCCACAACTGTACGATTAGACCTGCAGATGATTTGGTGTCGAGCAACTACGCGGTTAAAACATATTTGGGACGACCGTGGAAAGAGTATTCACGTACGGTTTTCATGCAATCGTACATGGATAATTTTATTGAACCGGTTGGTTGGAGAGAGTGGAATGGAGATTTCGCATTGAGTACGTTGTACTATGCTGAGTATAACAATACGGGACCCGGTTCTAGTACCACGGATCGGGTGGTTTGGCCTGGTTATCACGTGATCAACTCAACCGATGCGAATAACTTTACGGTTTCGAATTTCTTATTTGGTGATGAGTGGATGGTTCAGAGTGGTGTGCCTTATATGGCCGGTTTACTGTCGTAA
- the LOC130500157 gene encoding wall-associated receptor kinase-like 22, producing the protein MRIKRNRGLVLLKQIISTGGSVYTTKIFTSKELAKATGNFSKTRVPGHGSQGRVYKGMLIDEIQIQNFINELVVLSHLSHMNIVKLIGFCLETQVPLLVYEYISHGNLWEVRVGIAKEIAESLCYFHTTASTPIFHRDIETANIMLDGNNRAKLTDFGISKSESEDQTHLTTIVIGTSGNLDPEYYQSNQYTEKSNVYSWHCAFRAYYWREADLFQPVTGKQNACILFQPCHE; encoded by the exons ATGCGAATCAAGCGCAACAGAGGTTTAGTGTTGCTGAAACAAATTATCTCAACGGGAGGCAGCGTCTACACAACAAAAATATTCACTTCAAAGGAGTTAGCCAAAGCAACCGGAAACTTTAGCAAAACTAGGGTCCCTGGCCACGGTAGCCAAGGCAGGGTATATAAGGGTATGCTTATCGACGAAATTCAGATTCAAAATTTCATTAACGAGCTCGTCGTTCTATCGCATTTAAGTCACATGAACATCGTTAAGCTTATTGGGTTTTGCCTTGAGACGCAGGTTCCTCTTCTCGTTTATGAATACATCTCCCACGGAAACCT TTGGGAAGTGCGCGTAGGAATTGCAAAAGAGATAGCTGAATCGCTTTGTTACTTCCACACCACGGCATCGACTCCGATATTCCATAGGGATATTGAAACGGCCAACATTATGTTGGATGGTAACAATAGAGCCAAGCTTACTGATTTTGGAATCTCAAAATCAGAATCTGAAGATCAAACCCATCTCACTACAATAGTGATAGGCACCTCCGGGAATCTAGATCCTGAATACTATCAATCAAACCAGTACACCGAGAAAAGCAATGTGTACAGTTGGCATTGTGCTTTCCGAGCTTATTACTGGCGAGAAGCCGATTTGTTTCAACCGGTCACCGGAAAACAGAACGCTTGCATCCTATTTCAACCGTGCCATGAATGA
- the LOC108823355 gene encoding uncharacterized protein LOC108823355: MEKIEHRTISTNGINMHVASIGSGPVILFLHGFPDLWYSWRHQLLSLAALGYRAIAPDLRGYGDSDAPPSASSYTVLHVVGDLVGLLGSLGVDRVFLVGHDWGAIVAWWMCMMRPDLVKALVNTSVVFNPRNPSVKPVDAFKALFGEDYYICRFQEPGEIEEDFAQVDTKKLINRFFTSRNPRPPCIPKSLGFRGLPDPPALPAWLTEQDVSFYAEKFSQKGFTGGLNYYRAMNLSWELTAPWAGLQIKVPVKFIVGDLDITYNIPGTKEYIHEGGLKKHVPFLQEVVVMEGVGHFLQQEKPDEVTDHIYGFFSKF; encoded by the exons ATGGAGAAGATAGAGCACAGGACGATCTCCACCAACGGCATCAACATGCACGTGGCTTCAATCGGCTCAGGACCAGTGATCCTCTTCCTCCACGGCTTCCCCGATCTCTGGTACTCGTGGCGCCACCAGCTCCTCTCTCTCGCCGCCTTAGGCTACCGCGCGATCGCTCCCGATCTCCGAGGCTACGGCGACTCCGACGCCCCGCCTTCAGCCAGCTCCTACACCGTCCTCCACGTCGTCGGGGACCTCGTCGGGCTGCTGGGCTCGCTCGGCGTTGACCGGGTGTTCCTCGTGGGTCACGACTGGGGAGCGATCGTCGCGTGGTGGATGTGTATGATGAGGCCTGATCTAGTCAAGGCGCTGGTGAACACGAGCGTTGTGTTTAATCCGAGGAATCCTTCTGTGAAGCCTGTCGATGCGTTTAAGGCTTTGTTCGGTGAGGATTACTACATCTGCAGGTTTCAG GAGCCTGGAGAGATTGAGGAAGACTTTGCTCAAGTTGATACCAAGAAGTTAATAAACAGATTCTTCACTTCGCGTAATCCACGCCCACCTTGCATTCCAAAGTCACTTGGTTTCAGAGGTTTACCTGATCCACCTGCTTTGCCTGCTTGGCTCACTGAGCAAGATGTCAGTTTCTATGCAGAAAAGTTTAGCCAAAAGGGCTTCACTGGTGGACTAAACTACTATCGCGCCATGAACCT AAGCTGGGAACTAACGGCTCCATGGGCCGGTCTACAGATCAAAGTCCCTGTGAAATTCATTGTGGGTGATCTAGACATAACATACAACATCCCTGGAACAAAGGAGTACATACATGAAGGTGGTTTGAAGAAACATGTTCCATTCCTTCAAGAAGTGGTGGTCATGGAAGGTGTTGGTCACTTCCTTCAGCAAGAGAAGCCAGACGAAGTCACTGACCATATCTATGGCTTCTTCAGTAAATTCTGA